A single window of Electrophorus electricus isolate fEleEle1 chromosome 16, fEleEle1.pri, whole genome shotgun sequence DNA harbors:
- the LOC118242749 gene encoding uncharacterized protein LOC118242749, with protein MDELVENGEEKADQPLRELSTQVSQQEAAKSELETDAQLDLNSVPLETEETVADNLEKKITSLEHTVAILNTNEATQTSWSDDEEEWCLLSSKAEQSQCLEALLEQVRTKQSQLHRQVQRLCLTGSQQDHFTATDTTRLRGSHTNHLPRQSEEEAGSHRLDNGKGRSMQRTRRLGSPTRAPPACHSPTRHTPVKVAVSGHSMAAKTTVLCKAHGAYTSELCPYRTPVLSKLGLGLSWVYQMEGMLYIYHFMMK; from the exons GCTGATCAGCCTTTGCGAGAGTTAAGCACGCAGGTCAGCCAGCAGGAGGCGGCCAAGTCGGAGCTCGAAACAGATGCTCAGTTGGACCTGAATTCAGTCCCGCTTGAGACTGAGGAG ACTGTTGCTGACAATCTTGAGAAGAAAATCACTTCACTAGAACATACTGTTGCCATCCTTAACACT AATGAGGCAACCCAGACTTCATGGTCAGATGATGAGGAAGAGTGGTGCCTTCTGAGTTCCAAGGCCGAACAGAGTCAGTGCCTGGAGGCTCTGTTGGAGCAGGTGCGGACCAAACAGAGCCAGCTGCACAGGCAGGTGCAGCGGCTTTGTCTCACTG GAAGCCAGCAGGACCATTTCACAGCAACAGACACCACCAGGCTGCGTGGCTCTCACACGAACCACCTCCCACGCCAGTCTGAGGAGGAGGCGGGGAGCCACAGGTTGGACAACGGGAAAGGCAGGAGCATGCAGAGGACGCGTAGATTGGGTAGCCCCACCAGGGCACCCCCTGCCTGCCACAGCCCGACCAGGCACACCCCTGTAAAGGTAGCAGTGAGTGGACACAGCATGGCAGCTAAAACAACAGTGCTCTGTAAGGCGCATGGGGCCTACACATCAGAGCTCTGCCCTTATAGAACTCCTGTGTTATCAAAGTTGGGTCTTGGATTGTCTTGGGTATATCAGATGGAGGGGATGTTGTATATCTATCATTTCATGATGAAATAA